One Phocoena phocoena chromosome 5, mPhoPho1.1, whole genome shotgun sequence genomic region harbors:
- the SHISA3 gene encoding protein shisa-3 homolog: MGALLALCLLLGWLRGGPADAQQSGEYCHGWVDVQGNYHEGFQCPEDFDTLDATICCGSCALRYCCAAADARLEQGGCTNDRGELEHPGITAQPVYVPFLIVGSIFIAFIILGSLVAVYCCTCLRPKEPSQQPIRFSLRTYQTETLPMILTSTNLRAPSRQSSTATSSSSTGGSIRRFSFARAEPGCLVPSPPPPYTTGHPIHLTQPSGFLVSPQYFAYPLQQEPPLPGKSCPDFSSS; encoded by the exons ATGGGGGCGCTGCTGGCCCTCTGCCTCCTCTTGGGCTGGCTGCGCGGGGGTCCGGCGGACGCCCAGCAGTCCGGAGAGTACTGCCACGGCTGGGTGGACGTGCAGGGCAACTACCACGAGGGCTTCCAGTGCCCGGAGGACTTCGACACGCTGGACGCCACCATCTGCTGCGGATCGTGCGCGCTGCGCTACTGCTGCGCCGCGGCCGACGCCAGGCTGGAGCAGGGCGGCTGCACCAATGACCGCGGCGAGCTGGAGCACCCAGGCATCACGGCGC AGCCTGTGTACGTTCCCTTCCTGATCGTTGGCTCCATCTTCATCGCCTTCATCATCCTGGGCTCTTTAGTGGCTGTTTATTGCTGCACCTGCTTGAGACCCAAGGAGCCCTCGCAGCAGCCAATCCGCTTCTCGCTCCGCACCTATCAGACGGAGACCCTTCCCATGATCCTGACCTCCACGAACCTCAGGGCACCTTCTAGGCAGTCCAGCACGGCCACCAGCTCCAGCTCCACAGGGGGCTCCATCCGAAGGTTCTCCTTTGCCAGagcagagccaggctgcctggtgcCCTCACCACCCCCGCCTTATACCACAGGCCACCCAATCCACCTGACCCAACCGTCCGGTTTCCTGGTGTCACCCCAGTACTTTGCTTACCCACTCCAGCAGGAGCCACCACTGCCTGGGAAGAGCTGTCCAGACTTCAGTTCCAGTTGA